A genomic stretch from Theobroma cacao cultivar B97-61/B2 chromosome 4, Criollo_cocoa_genome_V2, whole genome shotgun sequence includes:
- the LOC18601140 gene encoding uncharacterized protein LOC18601140, whose protein sequence is MAADQRRKRLNGASIAGCNSRDQYRTKKRKLESLQNDLNTKCCISLEWDGNKKRVVAKREQIGLSRRHLRPFIDSAPHYHRVLADVLTLPHETFDLENLTEVLSYEVWQNHLSENERNLLMQFLPTGTDKEQVLQALLAEENFHFGNPFLKWGASLCLGHLHPDAVIQGEQRLKAEKKAYYSELQDYHDDIIECLQKLKEKWESCQDPEQEIVQKFWRSRRVGEKRVFSNSNESRLGSVEQDVTATSESCSWVADEKACSSDNQNSSVMKGGEQQRRMYEKGFIKEKCRILLTGSGDALTAEERPKKGDKLHKHNIQQSDGAKYMSCFKISKKQHELIKNMKQSGRSIQARSLNRVLGDIDSLHVQPYEVFMEEEQRKLHEHWLRLAQEDLPAAYANWREVQLQKWEITKLLKHDMKEKLNPVLEDDEEEDTGKVQDQEDYGGPNLAVLDVEKEDPEEFLEDQKDAEATDSESSMQEGESGLALPQNQSPQQISSTDSGHTCNRVDMESENNENLSKSDDSFSDACEHSENLNTADATVSQEVPVSSAENVWPADNMQHSYHDSTAGHEYTPASGLPLAHQANEDQQNQMIDLESDLNEDSTGKVLLHGHSEDGSFSSYANQERNELLQSFFKDQGMLSYHSEQKQAGLDFQPPKNLVMEDGHFNGQFQEQLQSSLPLEEGQKSQNEVYMQQNMSENLYSDGERYLTPRQEHLPSGNMQVWPVNPVRMSAPFQHQLNSGELLSPNWFTGEHQVQARGGWAGSDGFSGPSQGIPSGSNADQSLFSVLSQCNQLRSSSPYESMSSAQQFISQRNNGLVSGGTSGIIGNSLQQAAHPLDYLGGRDATTSLMPDDMGWMTLPHQNSALHDPMGKPYLRSWNQ, encoded by the exons ATGGCGGCTGATCAACGAAGAAAGCGACTGAATGGTGCCAGCATTGCTGGCTGCAATTCTCGGGACCAATACAGaaccaaaaagagaaaactagAGTCActtcaaaatgatttaaacACAAAATGTTGTATTTCCCTTGAGTGGGATGGCAACAAAAAAAGAGTTGTTGCCAAAAGGGAACAAATTGGCCTGAGTCGGAGGCATTTGAGGCCATTTATTGATTCCGCACCACATTACCACAGAGTTTTGGCAGATGTTTTGACGCTTCCTCATGAAACTTTTGACTTAGAGAACTTGACAGAGGTGCTTTCTTATGAG GTTTGGCAGAATCATCTGTCTGAAAATGAGAGAAATCTTCTGATGCAGTTTCTTCCTACAGGAACAGACAAAGAGCAGGTTCTGCAAGCATTGCTTGCAGAAGAGAACTTTCACTTTGGAAATCCTTTTCTTAAATG GGGTGCATCACTTTGTTTGGGTCATCTTCACCCTGATGCAGTTATTCAGGGGGAACAGCGTTTAAAGGCAGAGAAGAAAGCATACTACTCAGAGTTACAGGACTACCATGATGA TATTATAGAGTGTTTGCAGAAACTGAAGGAGAAATGGGAAAGCTGCCAAGACCCAGAACAAGAAATTGTACAGAAGTTTTGGAG GTCAAGAAGGGTTGGCGAGAAGAGGGTTTTCTCAAATTCGAATGAATCTAGGCTTGGCAGTGTTGAGCAGGATGTTACAGCTACTTCTGAATCTTGTTCTTGGGTTGCAGATGAGAAAGCATGCAGTAGTGATAATCAGAATTCTTCTGTTATGAAGGGTGGAGAACAACAAAGAAG AATGTACGAGAAAGGTTTCATCAAGGAAAAATGTAGAATTCTCTTGACTGGTTCGGGTGATGCACTGACTGCAGAAGAAAGGCCCAAGAAGGGTGACAAGCTACACAAGCACAATATTCAGCAGAGTGATGGTGCCAAATATATGTCATGTTTTAAG ATAAGCAAGAAGCAACATGAACTTATTAAGAATATGAAGCAGTCTGGTAGAAGCATTCAGGCAAGGTCCCTCAACCGTGTCTTAGGTGACATTGATAGCTTGCATGTGCAGCCATATGAAGTCTTCATGGAAGAAGAACAGAGGAAGTTGCATGAACATTG GTTGAGATTGGCACAAGAAGATCTCCCTGCAGCATATGCAAACTGGAGAGAAGTGCAGTTACAGAAATGGGAAATAACCAAGTTGTTGAAGCACGAtatgaaagaaaaactaaatCCGGTGTTGGAG GATGATGAGGAGGAAGATACTGGAAAGGTCCAGGATCAGGAAGACTATGGTGGTCCAAACTTGGCTGTTTTAGATGTAGAGAAAGAGGACCCTGAGGAGTTTCTTGAGGATCAGAAGGATGCTGAAGCAACAGACAGCGAGTCCAGCATGCAAGAGGGGGAGTCTGGTCTGGCCTTACCTCAGAACCAGTCCCCACAGCAGATTTCTTCTACTGATAGTGGCCACACGTGCAACCGTGTGGATATGGAGTCTGAAAACAATGAGAATCTCTCAAAATCAGATGATTCTTTTTCAGATGCATGCGAGCACTCGGAGAATTTGAACACTGCTGATGCAACTGTTAGTCAGGAAGTTCCTGTCTCTTCAGCAGAAAATGTCTGGCCAGCAGATAACATGCAACACTCTTACCATGATTCTACTGCAGGCCATGAATACACACCTGCCAGTGGATTGCCACTTGCACATCAAGCCAATGAAGACCAACAGAACCAAATGATTGATCTGGAGTCAGACTTGAATGAAGACAGTACTGGGAAGGTTTTGTTGCATGGACATTCTGAAGATGGTTCCTTTAGTTCTTATGCAAACCAAGAAAGAAATGAGCTACTTCAATCCTTTTTCAAGGATCAGGGAATGTTGTCATATCATAGCGAGCAGAAACAGGCAGGGTTAGATTTTCAGCCCCCAAAGAATTTGGTGATGGAAGATGGTCATTTTAATGGGCAATTTCAGGAGCAGTTGCAGTCATCACTGCCATTAGAGGAGGGGCAAAAGAGTCAGAATGAGGTTTATATGCAACAAAACATGTCAGAAAACCTTTACTCTGATGGGGAGAGGTACTTGACCCCAAGGCAAGAACACTTGCCTTCAGGAAATATGCAGGTTTGGCCTGTCAATCCTGTCCGCATGTCAGCACCTTTCCAACATCAGTTGAATAGTGGAGAATTATTGAGTCCAAACTGGTTTACTGGAGAGCATCAAGTTCAAGCTCGTGGTGGGTGGGCTGGTTCAGATGGTTTTAGTGGCCCAAGCCAGGGTATTCCGAGTGGAAGCAATGCAGATCAGAGCCTATTTAGCGTTCTATCTCAATGTAACCAACTTCGTTCAAGTAGCCCTTATGAATCAATGAGCTCTGCCCAGCAGTTCATTTCACAGAGGAACAATGGATTGGTGAGTGGGGGCACTTCTGGAATTATTGGAAATAGTTTACAGCAAGCTGCTCATCCACTTGATTATTTAGGGGGTCGTGATGCAACTACCTCACTGATGCCTGATGATATGGGATGGATGACCTTGCCACATCAGAATTCTGCTTTGCATGATCCAATGGGGAAACCATATTTGAGGTCATGGAATCAATAA
- the LOC18601137 gene encoding protein COFACTOR ASSEMBLY OF COMPLEX C SUBUNIT B CCB1, chloroplastic — protein sequence MATRIISPHPQALSALSLPSKFSSRNGSHLHQHQPWLGRAPPTHLRPGRQLLARLSLQQTLLSSSSALSDHLQNYHQNPDSMYLLAESAGYSLASYYTSLGLFVISVPGLWSLIKRSVKSKIVQKTFIGEGEEKKAPNQVAGEILSFFTRNNFVVTDRGETITFEGMMVPSRGQAALLTFCTCISLASVALVLTITVPDVGNNWFWITVLSPLAGAYYWKRASRKEQIKVKVLVANDGTLSEIVVQGDDQQVDQMRKELKLSEKGMVYVKGIFER from the exons ATGGCAACAAGGATAATATCACCACATCCACAGGCTCTCTCCGCCCTTTCCCTTCCTTCCAAATTCAGCAGCAGAAACGGTAGCCACCTGCACCAACACCAGCCATGGCTAGGACGGGCTCCACCGACCCACTTGAGACCCGGGAGGCAGCTGCTCGCTCGACTCTCCTTACAACAAACCCTCTTATCATCCTCTTCTGCTCTTTCGGATCATCTCCAGAATTACCACCAAAACCCAGATTCTATGTATTTGCTAGCAGAGAGTGCGGGCTATTCCTTGGCGAGCTACTACACTTCTCTTGGTCTCTTTGTCATCTCTGTTCCTGGCCTTTGGTCTCTCATCAAACGCTCTGTAAAATCAAAG ATAGTGCAGAAGACATTTATAGGGGAAGGGGAAGAGAAGAAGGCACCAAATCAAGTTGCTGGAgaaattttatctttcttcACTCGAAACAATTTCGTGGTCACTGATAGAGGAGAAACTATCAC gTTTGAGGGGATGATGGTTCCCAGCAGAGGACAAGCAGCATTATTGACATTCTGCACCTGCATCAGCCTTGCCAGCGTTGCCCTTGTGCTCACCATCACAGTTCCAGATGTTGGCAATAACTGGTTCTGGATCACCGTTCTAAGTCCATTGGC AGGAGCTTATTACTGGAAGCGGGCATCAAGAAAGGAGCAGATCAAGGTTAAAGTGTTGGTCGCCAACGATGGGACCCTGTCCGAGATTGTTGTTCAAGGTGATGATCAGCAAGTAGATCAGATGAGAAAAGAACTCAAGCTAAGCGAGAAAGGAATGGTCTATGTAAAGGGTATCTTCGAGAGATGA
- the LOC18601136 gene encoding cytochrome b-c1 complex subunit Rieske-4, mitochondrial produces the protein MLRAATRRLSSLTSCPSAWRHHQAAAAIAPRPLINNTDSSDDLRSSSSFSFASHFILPTRGFTSESLTPKSENSMIPDVPGTVAAIKNPTSKIVYDEYNHERFPPGDPSKRAFAYFVLTGGRFVYASLIRLLILKFVLSMSASKDVLALASLEVDLSSIEPGSTVTVKWRGKPVFIRRRTEDDIKLANSVDLGSLRDPQEDSARVKNPEWLIVIGVCTHLGCIPLPNAGDFGGWFCPCHGSHYDISGRIRKGPAPYNLEVPTYTFLEENKLMIG, from the exons ATGCTGAGAGCGGCGACGAGGAGGCTCTCTTCTCTCACTTCCTGTCCGTCGGCGTGGAGGCACCACCAGGCTGCCGCCGCGATCGCCCCTCGCCCTTTAATCAACAACACCGATTCTTCCGATGATCTCAGATCCAGCTCCTCCTTCTCATTCGCTTCTCACTTCATTCTTCCCACCAGAG GTTTCACTTCTGAGTCACTCACCCCAAAAAGTGAAAACAGCATGATTCCTGATGTTCCAGGAACAGTGGCAGCTATTAAGAATCCCACTTCTAAAATAGTCTATGATGAATACAACCATGAACGTTTTCCTCCAGGTGACCCCAGCAAGCGGGCATTTGCCTATTTTGTCCTGACAGGTGGTAGGTTTGTGTATGCATCTCTTATCCGTCTGCTTATCCTCAAGTTTGTGCTGAGCATGTCAGCCAGTAAGGATGTTCTTGCACTGGCTTCTCTTGAGGTTGATCTCTCCAGCATTGAACCTGGCAGCACTGTAACTGTTAAGTGGCGTGGAAAGCCAGTCTTTATCAGGCGCCGAACAGAGGACGATATCAAGCTGGCAAACAGTGTGGATTTAGGATCTCTTCGTGATCCACAAGAGGATTCAGCAAGGGTTAAGAATCCAGAGTGGCTAATTGTTATTGGGGTCTGCACGCATCTGGGTTGCATTCCCTTGCCAAATGCTGGTGATTTTGGTGGATGGTTCTGCCCTTGCCATGGTTCCCATTATGATATCTCTGGCAGGATTCGCAAGGGGCCTGCACCATACAACCTGGAGGTGCCCACTTACACCTTCttggaggagaacaagttGATGATTGGTTGA